AGGCCCGGTGAGCGGGCGTCAGGACGCTTGCACCGGCAAGCCGGCGCCTACAGAAGGCGGATCAACCGCGCTCGGAAGGTACGGAGGAGAGTTCGAACGGGCTGCTGCTGCGCCGTTGATTGCGATCTTCGCGCGGGGTGGCGCCAAAGAAGTTGCGGTAGGCGCTGGAGAAGTGCGGGCCGGAGGAGAAACCACAGGACAGGCCGATCTGAATGATCGACTTGCTGGTCTGCATCAGCATCTGCCGGGCCTTGTTCAGGCGCAGCTCCAGGTAGTACTGGCTGGGCACGCGGTTCAGGTACTGCTTGAAGATGCGCTCCAATTGCCGACGGGATACACAGACATGCTGGGCAATCTCGTCGGTGGTCAGCGGCTCCTCGATATTGGCCTCCATCAGCAGCACCGCCTGGGTCAGCTTTGGATGGCTGGACCCCAGACGATTCTGCAACGGAATACGTTGCCGCTCGCCGCCCTCGCGGATGCGCTCCACCACCAGCTCTTCCGAAACCGCACCCGCCAGCTCGGCGCCGTGATCCCGCGCCAGCACCGCCAGCAACAGGTCCAGTACCGACATGCCGCCACAGGCGGTCAGGCGATCACGGTCCCAGTCAAACAGGTGGCTGGTGGCGATGACCTTGGGAAAGCGTTCGGCAAAATCGTCCTGCCAGCGCCAGTGCACCGCTGCCCGATAACCATCGAGCAGGCCCAACTGCGCCAGCGGATACACCCCGGCCGACAGCCCGCCAATCACGCAGCCGGCCCGCACCAGCTGCTTGAGAGCGCTGCCGAGCCCGGAACTCATGGGGCCGGGCGGCTCGTCTGCCAAAAGGAACAGCTTCTGGCAGCCCTCAAGCTTGCCCGCCCAAGGCTCGCCCGGCAGTTGCCAGGCGCCTTCGGCCGGTGCCTCGGCCTGCAGGAACGCCAACTCATAAACCACCTCCGGATGCACCCGCTGAGCAACACGCAAGGCCTCCTCGGCCAGCGCCAGCGTCAAGGCTTTAGTGCTGGGCCAAATCAGGAAACCAATTCGATGGGCAGTCATGGCGGGCAATCCGAAACGAAAACAGTGTTAGAAGCCAAGGGTGGCAACACCAAGTTAGACCATCTGGCGCGCGGTGCGCAGCATGACCTAATTTGGTGCATAACGGCAGTGATTACTTGAGGCTACCGGAGAGGAATTGTTGCAAACGTTCTGATTGCGGGTTCACCAGCACTTCCCGCGGGTTGCCGCTCTCTTCCACCACACCCTTGTGCAGGAACACCAACTGGTTCGACACCTCACGGGCAAAGCCCATTTCGTGCGTCACCACCACCATGGTGCGGCCTTCCTGGGCCAGGGCCTGCATGACCTTCAACACGTCGCCCACCAGCTCCGGATCCAGGGCCGAGGTCGGCTCGTCGAACAGCATGACCTCCGGCTCCATGGCCAGCGCCCGGGCAATGGCCACGCGCTGCTGCTCACCACCGGACATGTGCCCCGGGTAGGCATCCTTGCGGTGCGCCACGCCCACCTTGGCCAGGTAATGCTCGGCCTTCTCGCGAGCCTCCGCCTTGGACACCCCCAGCACGTGCACCGGTGCTTCCATGATGTTTTCAATCGCGGTCATGTGCGACCACAGGTTGAAGTGCTGGAACACCATCGACAGGCGCGAGCGCATGCGCTGCAACTGCTTGGGATCGGCAGCCTTGAGCGCGCCGTCCTTGTTGGCCACCAGCTTCAACTCTTCGTTGTTCAGCAGGATCTTGCCGGCATGGGGCTGCTCCAACAGGTTGATGCAGCGCAAAAAGGTGCTCTTGCCCGAGCCACTGGAGCCGATGATGCTGATCACATCGCCAGCCGCGGCCTTCAGGGACACGCCCTTGAGCACTTCGTGACTGCCATAGCGCTTATGCAGGTCTTGGACTTCAAGTTTGTACATGCGGTCGGTTCTCACAAAAACAGTCAGTCGTTGAGCAAGCGCCCGTGACGCAGCGCTTCGCGCCCCGCCACCTTGGCCAGCCAGAAACCGGGTTGGGCATAACGCAGCCGCTCAACGGCGAACAACACGCCGCTGGTGCCAGCACACACCGTACTGACCCGATCGGATAGGGGATCAATCACTTCAAAAATCGGCTCGCCCACTTCCACCCAGCTCCCGGCCGGACGCAGAAAGCTCACCACGCCGGGGTGCGGCGCATACAGCAGCTCGGTGCCTTCAAAGGGCATGGCCTCGCAGGCGTCGTGCCCGGGTGCCGGCCACTCACCGGCAATCAGCCCCTGCTCGGCCAGAAACGCCAGGATGCCCTCGGCGTAAGCCTCGGCCTGGGGGCGCCCGGTGTCGGCCTGACCACCCAGCTCCAGGGTGGTCGCCAGGCAGGCCAGGGGAATCTGCGTATCAGGGAACTGCCGCGACAGGCGCAGCCACGGCAGCGAGCAGGCTTCGTCGAACGAACTGCCACCGGAGTCCTCCGCCAGCAGGCCGACCTTCACATCCAGGTGCGCCGCCAGGGAACGCCATTGCGGCCAGTGCTGCGGCAAGGCATACATGTGCAGCGCGGCCTCGGCATCGCAATGCAGGTCCAGCACCACATCGGCATTGCAGGCATGGCTCAGCAGCACCCGCTGCATACCCTGCAACTGGCTGGCTGCCGGCGGCAACTCGGCCAGCACCTCAGCCATGGCCTGACGGATCAAGCGTACATTGGCGTGCGGATCATCCCCCAGGCGCCCGTCCAGGCGCTGGGCCACGGGCGCGCTCAACTCGACGAAATCACGGTTGAAATTCTTGCCACTGCCGGCCTCGAAACGGCCCTGGTGATTGCCTTGCAGCAACTGTCCCAGACCCAGCGGATTGGCCACCGGCACCAGCTCGACAACACCGTTGAGGGCGCCCTGGGCCTCCAGCTCGGCCAGGCGTTTTTTCAGCTCCCAGGCGGTACGCATGCCCGGCAGTTCGTCAGCATGCAGGCTGGCCTGGATATAGGCCTTGCGCTCGCCGCTGCCGAAACGGAACACCGAAATGCTGCGCTCGCTACCCAGATGGCTCCAGGGCAATGGATGATCGATACGCTGCATGTCAGTGCTTCCGCGGTGCCAGGTAGCGCAGCCAGCGGCCTTCGGCCAGCTTGAACAGGCGCACCAGGATAAAGGTCAGGCACAGGTAGAACACGCCGGCGGTGATGTAGGCCTCGAACGGCAGGTAGTACTGCGCGTTGACCGTGCGCGCCGCGCCGGTGATGTCGATCAGGGTCACGATGGACGCCAGACTGGTGGTCTGCAGCATCATGATCACTTCGTTGCTGTACTGCGGCAGCGCCCGGCGCAGGGCCGACGGCAGGAGAATGCGGCGGTACATCTTGTAGCGCGACATGCCCATGGCCTTGGCCGCCTCGATCTCGCCATTGGGCGTGGCCCGAAGGCTGCCGGCGATGATTTCCGCGGTGTAGGCGCTGGTATTGATGGCAAAGGCCAGGCAGGCACAGAAGGTCGCGCTGGACAGCCAGGGCCAGAGGAAACTCTCCCGCACCGCTTCGAACTGGGCCAGGCCGTAGTAGATCAGGAACAGCTGCACCAGCATCGGCGTGCCGCGGATCACGTAGGTGTAGAGCCAGGCCGTCATGTTCACCAGCGGCTGCTTGGAGACCCGCATCAGCCCCAGGGGCAGAGCCACCAGCAAGCCGAAGAACAGCGACAGTGCCAGCAGTTTCAAGGTGGTCAGCAAGCCGCTGAAGTACAGCGGCAAGGCGTCATAGATGACGTTGTAGTCGAAGATCATAGATCAGCCGCCCTTACGCCTACCGAGTAGCGCTTCTCAAGGTGACGCAATGCCAGCAACGAGACGCTGGTGATCACCAGGTACATGGCCGCCACTGCGAGGAAGAAGGTGAAAGGCTCACGAGTGGCATCCGCCGCCTGCTTGGCCTTGAACATCATGTCTTGCAGGCCCACCACCGAAATCAGCGCGGTGGCCTTGGTCAGCACCAGCCAGTTGTTGGTGAAGCCGGGAATCGCCAGGCGAATCATCTGCGGCACCATCACCCGGAAGAACACCTGGAAGCTGCTCATGCCGTAAGCCATGCCCGCTTCCGCCTGCCCCTTGGGGATCGCCATGAAGGCGCCACGGAAGGTTTCCGACAGGTAGGCACCGAAGATGAAGCCCAGGGTGCCGATACCGGCCGCCAGCGGATTGAGGTCGATGTAGTCGTCGTAGCCCAGCAGCGGCGCGACGCGGTTCAGCAAGTCCTGGCCGCCGTAGAAGATCAGCAGGATCAGCACCAGATCGGGAATGCCACGGATCACCGTGGAATACAGATCGCCAAGCCAGGCCAGCCAGCGCACCGGCGAGAGACGCAGCGCGACCCCGATCAGACCCAGAACAATGGCCAGGGCCATGGACGACAAGGCGAGCTGAAGCGTCAGCCAAGCGCCATCGAGGATGACAGCCCCGTAGCCTTTCAACATGATTCAGGTCCTCGAAAATTGGGATGAAAAAATGGCGCAAACTTCAGAGATTCTGCTGCTTGCGCCATCTCGGACTGACTGTTTCGACGGTCTTACTTGCCGTAGATGTCGAAGTCGAAGTACTTGTCCTGGATTTGCTTGTACTTGCCGTTCTCGCGAATGGCAGCGATGGCAGCGTTGATCTTGTCCAGCTCGGCCTTGTCACCTTTGCGCACTGCGATCCCTACGCCGTCGCCGAAGTATTTGACGTCAGTGAAAGCCGGACCGACGAAGGCAAAGCCCTTGCCCGAATCGGTTTTCAGGAAGCCGTCATTCAACAGCGTAGCGTCGGCCACGGTGCCGTCGAGACGACCGGCGGCCACATCCAGGTAGATTTCGTTCTGCGAGCCGTAAGGCTTGATCTGTGCGCCCAGGGGAGCCAGCACTTCACGGGCGAAACGCTCATGGATCGAACCACGCTGCACGCCGATGTTCTTGCCCTTGAGCTCGCTCAGACCGTCGCTGACCTGGGTGCCGGCCTTCATCACCAGACGTGCCGGGGTGTTGTAGTACTTGTTGGTGAAGTCCACGGACTTCTTGCGATCGTCGGTGATCGACATCGACGAGAGGATGGCGTCGATCTTGCGCACTTTCAGTGCCGGGATCAGGCCGTCGAACTCTTGCTCGACCCACACGCACTTGACCTTCATCTCTTCACACAGAGCGTTGCCGATGTCGTAGTCGAAACCGACGATGCTGCCATCCGGCGCCTTGGAGGCAAACGGAGGGTAGGCCGCTTCGATACCAATTTTCAGGGGCTTTTCATCGGCGAAAGTCGGCAGGGAGAGCACGGACAGTGCCAGGGCGCCAAGAAGCACGAGTTTCTTCATCTTAGAACTCCATCGGTAAAGGGCGAAAACGGCAGAGTGAGCGACAGCCCAATATGCGAATGGGTAAAACTGCAAAGACGGCGCTGCGTCCTTAAAAGCCCGGGAGAGGACTCACACACAGGCAACGACGAGCGAGTGACCGGCATTCTAACGACAGGCTGGAAGCCGATATTTCCTCAATGCGACAACAAATTACAGAAGCATCGAGAATACCGGGGGAGCACATTGACAGCTCTTCAAAACTATGCAAGAGCAAATGATAGGGAACCGATCTACGCTGCAAATTGCGGGCCTATTATTGGCAAAGCCTTCTATTACGGCAAGCGCAGCGTGATGACTTATTTTTTATATGGATATAAACAGCCCTGAAATGGGGCTCGGCGTTTCCCATTGCCCCGAAAATGGGCGCCGGGTTACATCTTCGACGGCATCGGTAACATTCGCACCCGGCACATGGATAAATCCGATATTTATTCGCTCGCCTGCACCGGCAAGCGTGCCTCGCTCCAGGCGCGCGGAGGCTGTAGCAGGCGGTTTGCCGGGGAATCGCCCCGGCACAAAAAAGCCCCGCCCGGCGCAAGGCCGGACGGGGCTGGGTGACTCGGAACCCGCCTCAGGCGACGTTCATGGTCTTGTGGGTGTCGATCAGATGCTGCACCACGCTTGGGTCGGCCAAGGTGGAGATATCTCCCAGACCGTCGTACTCCGCCGTCGCGATCTTGCGCAGAATCCGCCGCATGATCTTCCCGGAACGGGTCTTCGGCAGTCCCGGCGCCCATTGGATGACATCCGGCGAGGCGATCGGACCGATCTCCTTGCGCACCCAGTTCTTCAGTTCCAGACGCAGGGCTTCGCTCGGCTCTTCCCCACCGTTGAGGGTCACGTAGACATAGATGCCCTGGCCCTTGATGTCGTGAGGCACGCCCACCACCGCCGCTTCGGCGACTTTCGGGTGCGCAACCATGGCGCTTTCGATCTCGGCGGTGCCCATGCGGTGCCCGGAAACGTTGAGCACATCGTCCACCCGGCCGGTGATCCACCAGTAGCCGTCTTCGTCGCGACGAGCACCGTCACCGGTGAAGTACATGCCACGGAACGTCTTGAAGTAGGTATCGACGAAACGGTCGTGGTCGCCGTACAGCGTGCGCGCCTGACCTGGCCACGAATCGAGGATCACCAGGTTGCCTTCGGCGGCGCCTTCGATGATGTTGCCCAGGTTGTCCACCAGGGCCGGCACCACGCCGAAGAACGGACGCGCGGCAGAACCCGGCTTCAGGGCATGCGCCCCCGGCAGCGGGCTCATCAGGGTGGCGCCGGTTTCGGTCTGCCACCAGGTGTCGACGATCGGGCAACGGGATTGGCCGACGTTCTTGTAGTACCAGTCCCAGGCTTCCGGGTTGATCGGCTCGCCCACCGAACCCAGCAGGCGCAGGCTGCTGCCATCGGCGCCTTCGCAGGCAGCCGTGCCCGAGGCCATCATGGCGCGGATCGCGGTCGGCGCGGTGTAGAGAATGTTGACCTTGTGCTTGTCGACGATCTTCGCCACCCGGGTCACGTCCGGATAGTTGGGCACGCCTTCGAACAGCACCGTAGTGGCGCCATTGGCCAGCGGGCCATAGACGATATAGGTGTGGCCGGTGACCCAGCCGACGTCGGCGGTGCACCAGTAGACTTCACCCGGACGGTAGTCGAACACCCGCTCATGGGTCAGCGATGCATAGAGCAGGTAGCCGCCCGTGGTGTGCTGCACACCCTTGGGCTTGCCGGTGGAGCCGGAGGTATAAAGGATGAACAGCGCTTCTTCGGCGCCCATCTCTTTCGGCGCGCAGACGCTGCCGGCGACCTTCATCAGGTCTTCGTACCAGATGTCGCGATGCTGGTTCCACTTGATGTCGCCACCGGTGCGCTTGCACACGATGACCTTCTGGATGCTGCTGGTTTCCGGGTTGGTCAGGGCGTCGTCGACATTGGCCTTGAGCGGAACCTTTTTACCGGCACGGATGCCTTCGTCGGCGGTGATCACCACTTTCGAACGGCAGTCGATGATGCGCCCGGCCAACGCTTCAGGGGAGAACCCGCCGAACACCACCGAGTGGATCGCACCGATACGGGTACAGGCCAGCATGGCCACCACCGCCTCGGGAATCATTGGCATATAGATAGTCACCACGTCGCCACGGTGCACGTCCTGGCCACGCAAGGCGTTGGCGAACTTGCAGACTTCTTCATGCAGTTCGCGGTAAGTGATGTTGCGGCTTTCGGAAGGATCATCGCCTTCCCAGATGATCGCGATCTGATCGCCACGCTCGGCGAGATGACGATCCAGGCAGTTGTAGGAGACGTTCAAGGTGCCATCGGCAAACCACTTGATATCGACATGGTGATCGTCGAAGGAAGTCTGCTTCACCGTGGTAAAAGGCTTGATCCAGTCGAGACGCTTGGCCTGTTCACGCCAGAAACCGTCCGGGTTAACGACCGACTGCTGGTACATGGCCTTGTAGGTCGCCTCGTCAGTCAGCGTATTGGCCAAAACCTCGGGACGAACGGGATACAGAGAAGCCGCACTCATCTTTCTTACCTCGGTGACATAGTTGTTTTTGTATGACCCCGTTGTAGCCGGGGGGCGCCTATAGAACCATTCGACGATGGTAGTAACAACCCCCTGCGAAATGCCCGGCTATTTGCCGCACCCCTTCAAGAACGCTGGTTACAGCGACATTCAGCCTCGGCAAAAATATTCAAGCAGGCATCCGGACAGGCCTTTTTCGGCGATTGTTACAAAAACTGTCAAAGGTGTTTATCAAAAGTACACCTATATGACCCGCCACCCGGGGCCTAAAATCCGTCTCGCCAAACAGGCAATCTGATTAACCAAGTTGCAGCCCCCACGAAGGCAGTTAATCAAACGTTTACTCAAGCTCCACACGCAGCCTCATAAAGGCTGCGTGACCCCACACGACCTTAGAAAGGTAAAACGCAAATGAAAGCTTTATTAGTTCTGGCCCTCAGTAGTCTGTGCGTTACCGCGATGGCTGATGAGATCCCGACTGATGTCGCACAGCAACAAGTACCGGTAGAGGAATACACTTACTCCACTGATCTGGATATCGCCAAAGTTATCTCCATGAGCGAAGTTCCAGAAGTATGCGAAGTTGTACCAGCGCGTATGGAATATGAAGACTCCCACGGTCAACGGCATATTCTTCAATACCGCGTAATGGGCAACGGTTGCTCTAACGGTTAATAGCCAAGTTCATTGCATAGACCTTGATGACTGCCGGCCGCAAGAAATCCCTCTTGCGGCAAAGATGCCTCGCCAGCGCCCCCGTTCGGGGTCCGGCCAACAGCATCGCCCCCGCGACGTGCGACCACGGCAATCGCACGCAACCTTTTCGCCACCGCCGAGGCCGGTTCCCAGCCCCTTGCCTGGCCCAATCCAGGTGGATTTGAGTTGTGTTCAAAACAGTGAAATGGCTTGCAAAAACACAACATCTAGTAAAATTGGCTATTTTTTGGCCATTTCCGGCTGATTTTTTTCAGCCCGAAAAAAATCTTCCGCGGTCAAAGCCTTGTAAACCCGCGCTTTGCTCTGGATCCCCTGCCTTCCTCGGCCCGCCTGCGCCCATCGGTCACCCCACGAGCCGGAAAATATCCTTATAATGCGTCCTCAAAACGGGCCCGCAACATTCCCTTACCGGATGAAAACGACCTGCTGAATCACGCGCCGGAACCGAAAGCCTCAGTTCCGCCCGACAGCAGCCTCAAGGCACACAGGACACATATTTCTGTTTATTGCCTGCGTTCACAGCTGCAACAAACGATTTCTATTGATTTAACGCGGCCAGTAGCGCCGTGTGAAAAGCCAACCCTTTTGTTTTCACACGGGCATCTGGCCCTCGAGCAGGAGACGACACGTCATGCTGAGCTGGGACGAATTCGACAAAGAAGAAGGCGAAGTTGCAGTCAAAGGCGCCAACGCCGGCCACGCCACTGAAGCCAACATGGACCGCCTCGACAGCGCCGGTGGTGCCGCAGCTCTGGAAGCTCGCGCCGTGACCGCCAATGACTCCGCTGCCGTTGCCCGGGCCAAGGCGTCCCTGGACCAGCTCGACATCGCCGAAGGCCTGGCCGAGCTGGAAGGCTCTTCCGCCCGCGTCGCGGTTGACGAAAAGCGCATGATCAACTGCCGCGCCGACCTCAACCAGCTGGTGCCGTTCAAGTACGACTGGGCCTGGCAGAAGTACCTCGACGGTTGCGCCAACCACTGGATGCCGCAAGAGGTCAACATGACCGCCGACATCGCCCTGTGGAAAAACCCGGAAGGCCTGACCGACGACGAGCGCCGCATCGTCATGCGCAACCTGGGCTTCTTCTCCACCGCCGACTCCCTGGTTGCCAACAACCTGGTACTGGCCGTGTACCGCCTGATCACCAACCCGGAATGCCGCCAGTACATCCTGCGCCAGGCATTCGAAGAGGCGATCCACACCCACGCCTACCAGTACTGCATCGAATCGCTGGCCATGGATGAAGGCGAGATCTTCAACATGTACCACGAGATTCCATCGGTCGCGAAGAAAGCCGCCTGGGGCCTGAAGTACACCCGTTCGATCTCCGATCCGAAGTTCGAAACCGGCACCGTCGACACCGACAAGGAGCTGCTGCGCAACCTGATCGCCTACTACTGCGTTCTGGAAGGCATCTTCTTCTACTGCGGCTTCACCCAGATCCTGTCCATGGGCCGCCGCAACAAAATGACCGGCGTTGCCGAGCAGTTCCAGTACATCCTGCGCGACGAATCCATGCACCTGAACTTCGGCATCGACGTGATCAACCAGATCAAGATCGAAAACCCGCACCTGTGGGATGCCGAGATGAAGGAAGAAGCCACCCAGATGATCCTCCAGGGCACCCAACTGGAAATCGAATACGCTCGCGACACCATGCCGCGCGGCGTGCTGGGCATGAACGCGGCGATGATGGAGGACTACCTCAAGTTCATCGCCAACCGTCGCCTGTCGCAGATCGGCCTGAAGGAAGAGTACCCAGGCACCACCAACCCGTTCCCATGGATGAGCGAGATCATGGACTTGAAGAAAGAGAAGAACTTCTTCGAGACCCGCGTGATCGAGTATCAAACTGGCGGTGCACTGAGCTGGGATTGATTCGCGGTTCAATGCAACAAATAAGAAGCCCTGACTTGTTCAGGGCTTTTTTATTGGCCGTGGAAACAGACTGCGCAGATGGCCCATTAAAATGCGTGCAGGCTGCAGGAGCTGTGGTTATAAAGACCCCTCCCCCGCTTAAGGATCAAAGCGCTCATGAAATTCGATACCGCCTACTGCATCAGCCTCGACGACAAGTTGTCGATCTATGACGTGCGGGATCTGAATTTCGATGAAACCGTGGCTTTCGATTCCGCCCAGGAAAACTTCCAGTGCCCCAACGATGAATGTCGCGCTGCCTTCGATGCCGCCAATCAGCTGGGCACCTTCAATGCCAAGAACGTCAATTACCTTCGCACCCCGCACTTCAAGAACCTGCCCGGCACGCTGCATATAGAAAGCTGCCCTTACCGGCTCAGCAAAGGTGCCGGCAGCATCGAAGGCGCAGCCGCCGAGGATGAACGCGAGGAACACTTCCCTTCGGAACTGCTGTTGACCCGCCGCGAGTACAAGCGCCGACCGAGCAGCCCGACTGCGGCGGCAGAGACGCCCCGGGACAATCCGCCCGCCGTGCCAGCGGGCCTGCAACACAACCACGCCGGGCGCGATAGCACCCCGGACAAGACCTGTGTCTTCGCCCACCCGGTGGAATGTTTCGTGTCAAACATCGACGACAAGGAACTGCTCAAGCGCATGCCGCTGAAGATCGGCGAGCACACCGCGTCCTACGCCTCGTTCTTCAAGAAGATCGAGTACCTGCTGGACAACAAGGGGCTGATCTACTGGGGCAAGATCAAGGAAATCAAGGACTACACCCAGAGCTTTCGCATCGATTTCGAGCACAAGGTCTGGTTCAAGGCCGATGGCGAATCGAAGAAGAAGCCCTACTCGGTCAACGTCTACCTGAGCAAGAAACTGATCGACAACTATCGCAAGCGCAAAGCCTTCCTCGAAGAGATCAAGAGCGCCATCGACAGCCAGCGCGAGTTGTACTGTTTCTTCTACGGTGTCACCCCGACACTCAAGCAAGTGCCGAGCAAGAAAAACCCCGAAGCGACCTTCGGGGTCTTCAGCGCCAACATCGAGAACCTGGACCACTTCGTGATCCGCGAGGCACCGGGGCTTCACGCACAGTAGTCTCAGCCCCCACCAGGTTCTGCCCGCGGCGATGCCCCTGTCACGTCAGGCACAGGCTGACCAGCACCACCAGCAGCAGGCCGATGTACACCCGCGCATGCACCCGATCCGGGATACGACCGATCCAGGGCGTGGCCAGACGGATACCCAGCAACGAGCCAAGGGACAATAGCGAAAACGCCAACAGGTCCACATAGCCGATGAACCCGGGCCCGAAATCGGCTGGACTGAAGTGCGCCAGGGCCAGGTAGGTAGCGGTTCCGGCCAGGGCCACCGGCACGCTCAGGGGATTGGCCATGGAGGTGGCCTGGGTCATGCTCAAACCGCAACGGCGTAACAGAGGTACTGTCATGACGCTGCCCCCCACCCCGAGAAACGTCGCGATTACGCCTATTCCTACACCACCCAATAGAGTTTCGCCGGTGCCCAGGCGACGCGCCTGAGCCTGGTTCACCGGCTCAAGAAAGCCGCGCCGCAGCAGGCAGTCGGCAATGGTGATGCCCAGGTAGGCAATGAAGGCATACCGAATCACCTCGCCGCTGACCCACATCGCCGCGGCCGCTCCGCACATTGCCCCCAGGGCGATGTAGGCCCCCAGAGGCCACAGGTAATGGCGAACAAGATTGCCGGCCCGCTGATGCCGCCAACTGGCCAGCAGAGCATTGACGATCATCACGCAGGTCGAAGTGGCCACAGCGATGTGCATGGCCGAATGCCCCGCCGCCGAGTCGGCGCCCTGGCTGCTCAGCAGCATCCAGTACAACAGCGGCACCACCACAAAACCGCCGCCGAAGCCGAACAGCACCGCGCTGACGCCGGTCATGCAACCAAAAACTGCCAGCAGTAGATAGAACATCGAGCCGCATCCGTCCGGGAAAGAAGCTGCGGACAATAAAAGATCGAGCCCTGGCCGACTTCAGCAAGTCAGCCAATAATGTTTGCGTTTACGCCAGCCAGGAACCTCGTCGCATGCGCAACATCTCCATCGACTCACTGGACCGGACACCGCGTCCGGTCGTGGCCATCGGCACCGACTATGCCGACGGCCAGCGCCTGCCGCGCCACCGTCATCGCCGGGCGCAACTGTTGTATGGCGCCACCGGCGTGATGCAGGTGGGCACGGCCCAGGGGAACTGGGTGGTGCCGCCGCAGCGGGCGGTCTGGATCCCGCCCGGGGTGGAACATGAGGTGCTGATGCTCGGGGTCAGCACCCGCAGTCTGTACATCGAACCCGCAGCAGCGCCGCTGGACAGCAGCGACTGCCAGGTGATCAGCGTCTCGCCCCTGTTGCGCCAGTTGCTTCTGGAGGCGGTGGAGCTTCCCCTGGAGTACCCGCAGCACGGCAGGGACGGATTGCTGATCGACCTCCTTCTGCTTGAGTTGCAGCGCAGTCGCCCGCTGCCGCTGCATATCCCCCTGCCGGCCGCCGGTGCACTGCTGGGGCTGTGCCAGGCCTTCCTCGCTCGCCCGGATATTCACCAATCCCCGGAACACTGGGCAGGACAGCTGCATATCAGCTTGCGCACCTTCAACCGCAGCTTTCGCCGGCAGACGGGCATGAGCTTCATTCAATGGCGACAACGGGCCTGTGTGGTCCTGGCCCTGGCCCGGCTGGCTGCAGCCGAGCCGGTCACCCGCATCGCCCTGGACTTCGGCTACGACAGCCCCGGGGCGTTCTCCACCATGTTCCGCCGGGTATTGGGGCAATCCCCCAGCACCTACCTGAATCAGGAGGCTGCGTTCCCAGGTAAAACCTTGTGACCAAAGGCTCGGGGGTTGGCCGTAATTGAGTTTGATCAGCAAGCAAAACCACTGTACAAATAACCAGTATCAAGCCAACGCATTGCCTAACCTCCCGGAGAAAACCATGGCCTCTCTAGCGATGAAAATAACCCTGGAACGTATCGCCCTTTATCAGTTCACTCCGCAGCACTGTGCTCAGGCCCGCGACATGCTGGGCTGGGACATGGACCGGCTGTCCCGCGAGTCCAGCGTCTCGGTGCA
This genomic stretch from Pseudomonas sp. Os17 harbors:
- the acs gene encoding acetate--CoA ligase, whose amino-acid sequence is MSAASLYPVRPEVLANTLTDEATYKAMYQQSVVNPDGFWREQAKRLDWIKPFTTVKQTSFDDHHVDIKWFADGTLNVSYNCLDRHLAERGDQIAIIWEGDDPSESRNITYRELHEEVCKFANALRGQDVHRGDVVTIYMPMIPEAVVAMLACTRIGAIHSVVFGGFSPEALAGRIIDCRSKVVITADEGIRAGKKVPLKANVDDALTNPETSSIQKVIVCKRTGGDIKWNQHRDIWYEDLMKVAGSVCAPKEMGAEEALFILYTSGSTGKPKGVQHTTGGYLLYASLTHERVFDYRPGEVYWCTADVGWVTGHTYIVYGPLANGATTVLFEGVPNYPDVTRVAKIVDKHKVNILYTAPTAIRAMMASGTAACEGADGSSLRLLGSVGEPINPEAWDWYYKNVGQSRCPIVDTWWQTETGATLMSPLPGAHALKPGSAARPFFGVVPALVDNLGNIIEGAAEGNLVILDSWPGQARTLYGDHDRFVDTYFKTFRGMYFTGDGARRDEDGYWWITGRVDDVLNVSGHRMGTAEIESAMVAHPKVAEAAVVGVPHDIKGQGIYVYVTLNGGEEPSEALRLELKNWVRKEIGPIASPDVIQWAPGLPKTRSGKIMRRILRKIATAEYDGLGDISTLADPSVVQHLIDTHKTMNVA
- a CDS encoding DUF2790 domain-containing protein, whose translation is MKALLVLALSSLCVTAMADEIPTDVAQQQVPVEEYTYSTDLDIAKVISMSEVPEVCEVVPARMEYEDSHGQRHILQYRVMGNGCSNG
- a CDS encoding ribonucleotide-diphosphate reductase subunit beta, with amino-acid sequence MLSWDEFDKEEGEVAVKGANAGHATEANMDRLDSAGGAAALEARAVTANDSAAVARAKASLDQLDIAEGLAELEGSSARVAVDEKRMINCRADLNQLVPFKYDWAWQKYLDGCANHWMPQEVNMTADIALWKNPEGLTDDERRIVMRNLGFFSTADSLVANNLVLAVYRLITNPECRQYILRQAFEEAIHTHAYQYCIESLAMDEGEIFNMYHEIPSVAKKAAWGLKYTRSISDPKFETGTVDTDKELLRNLIAYYCVLEGIFFYCGFTQILSMGRRNKMTGVAEQFQYILRDESMHLNFGIDVINQIKIENPHLWDAEMKEEATQMILQGTQLEIEYARDTMPRGVLGMNAAMMEDYLKFIANRRLSQIGLKEEYPGTTNPFPWMSEIMDLKKEKNFFETRVIEYQTGGALSWD
- a CDS encoding sulfite exporter TauE/SafE family protein; the protein is MFYLLLAVFGCMTGVSAVLFGFGGGFVVVPLLYWMLLSSQGADSAAGHSAMHIAVATSTCVMIVNALLASWRHQRAGNLVRHYLWPLGAYIALGAMCGAAAAMWVSGEVIRYAFIAYLGITIADCLLRRGFLEPVNQAQARRLGTGETLLGGVGIGVIATFLGVGGSVMTVPLLRRCGLSMTQATSMANPLSVPVALAGTATYLALAHFSPADFGPGFIGYVDLLAFSLLSLGSLLGIRLATPWIGRIPDRVHARVYIGLLLVVLVSLCLT
- a CDS encoding AraC family transcriptional regulator — its product is MRNISIDSLDRTPRPVVAIGTDYADGQRLPRHRHRRAQLLYGATGVMQVGTAQGNWVVPPQRAVWIPPGVEHEVLMLGVSTRSLYIEPAAAPLDSSDCQVISVSPLLRQLLLEAVELPLEYPQHGRDGLLIDLLLLELQRSRPLPLHIPLPAAGALLGLCQAFLARPDIHQSPEHWAGQLHISLRTFNRSFRRQTGMSFIQWRQRACVVLALARLAAAEPVTRIALDFGYDSPGAFSTMFRRVLGQSPSTYLNQEAAFPGKTL